ACGTTGGGCGATTTGACCGACGAGGACGCACGGGCGGAAGGCTCGGAGGATTTGGACGCCTACCGCGAGCGACTGGACCGCGCCCACGATGGCTTCGAGTGGGACGACGACGCGACGGTGTTCCGACATCGGTTCGAGCGCGTCGAATGATCCGAGACGGGCGAACTTTTTAGCGACGGCTACGAACGCACGACCGATGCTGGATTTGGCGGTTGCGTACCGACAGGAGACGTTCGAGCGAATCCGCGAACCGCTCGCGGAGCGGGGGATTCGAGTTCGACACGTTCGGAGCGAGCAACGGACGTTCGACCTCGAATCCCCGCCGTGGACGCCCGACGAGTTCGACGTGGGATTCGTCTATCCGTCACGGATGATGGAGGGCGGCGTGGTCGATGGGTTGCTCTCGGTCCCGTGGGTGAACGGCCGCGAGGCGGTCCTCACCTCCCGAAACAAGGGCGGCGTCATCGCGCGACTCGGAAGGGCGGGAATTCCCGTCCCGAAGACGGTCGTGGTCTCGAATCCCGTCGATGAGGGAGACCTCCGCGACGTCTTCGGGCGGTTCGATTCGCCGGTCGTGGTGAAACCCAACTCGACGACGCGCGGGACGGGCATCGCAAAAGTGGACGACTTGGACTCGTTCCTCGGAGTGATCGATTACCTGAATCTCGTTCACGACTACCGGGCGACGGGAGACAAATCGTTTCTCGTGCAGGAGTATCTCCCGAACGCCGTCGATTATCGGGCGATGATCGTCGATGGGGAGTACGTCGGCGCCGTCGAGCGCCGACTCCCGGAGGAGGCGCTGGATGCCGGACGCTGGAAACACAACGTCCACCGAGGGGCACAAGCACGTGGCGTCTCCCTACCGGACGAGTATCGTGAGATCGCTGAACAGGCGGCGGAGACGCTCGGAATTCGGTTCTGTGGTGTCGATTTGCTCGCCCTCGACGACCGTGTCGTCGTCAACGAGACGAACGCACGACCGACGATAGACGAAGAAACGAAGTACGAAAATGGGTTGTACGACCGCCTCGCCGAACTCGTCCGAACTACTCGACGCTGATGTTCGCGGATTCGTCGGTTTTCTCGAACGTGACTTCGAGGACGCCGTTGTTGTAGGTTGCTTTTGCGGAGCTCTCGTCTACGCGCGCCGGGAGCGAGATTCGCTCGTCGTACTCGCGGTGGTCGCTGACGGCGCTGATGGTCATCGCTTCGCCGTCGCATTTGAGGTTGATGTCGTCTTTCTCGACGCCGGGCAGGTCCGCGATGACGCGGACCAACTCTTCGTCCTCGTGGATATCGACGTGCGTGTCGGCACCGAACCCGGTCGTCCCGGTGTCGACTTGCATATCGACGTTGCCGCCCATCATATC
The genomic region above belongs to Haladaptatus sp. R4 and contains:
- a CDS encoding RimK family alpha-L-glutamate ligase → MLDLAVAYRQETFERIREPLAERGIRVRHVRSEQRTFDLESPPWTPDEFDVGFVYPSRMMEGGVVDGLLSVPWVNGREAVLTSRNKGGVIARLGRAGIPVPKTVVVSNPVDEGDLRDVFGRFDSPVVVKPNSTTRGTGIAKVDDLDSFLGVIDYLNLVHDYRATGDKSFLVQEYLPNAVDYRAMIVDGEYVGAVERRLPEEALDAGRWKHNVHRGAQARGVSLPDEYREIAEQAAETLGIRFCGVDLLALDDRVVVNETNARPTIDEETKYENGLYDRLAELVRTTRR
- a CDS encoding Hsp20/alpha crystallin family protein; the encoded protein is MRRDDRDDPFDDLFREIERMMNDMMGGNVDMQVDTGTTGFGADTHVDIHEDEELVRVIADLPGVEKDDINLKCDGEAMTISAVSDHREYDERISLPARVDESSAKATYNNGVLEVTFEKTDESANISVE